Within the Rosa rugosa chromosome 2, drRosRugo1.1, whole genome shotgun sequence genome, the region aaCCTCATGCGCCTACGCCATGAAAGTCGTCGACAAGGATGCCTTGGCCCTCAAGAAGAAGGAGCCCAGAGCCGAGATGGAGCGCAAGATCCTCAAAATGCTTGACCACCCTTTCCTCCCGACTCTCTACGCCGAGTTCGAGGCCTCGCATTTCTCCTGCATCGTCATGGAGTACTGCTCCGGCGGCGACTTGCACTCCCTCCGCCATAAACAGCCTAACCGCCGCTTCTCTCTCAGCTCCGCAAGGTAAATTCATGGCCGATGCTCATCAATACTACATTGTATGATCCAGCAATATCATAAATTattaaacccccccccccccccccccccccccccggattggattgattttaaaaataattttgaaaaaacaaaaatattatttCAACCCCATGTGTATTTTTGTATCGTTGCGCTTTTGATCATGAGATGTTCTTATCTTGTCTGCTTCGGCTCTCTGCAACGTCTTCTTCAGTCAAGATTTCTtagcaaaagaacaaaaaaaatttgggttTTAACTCGCTGAGTCGCGACTGACTCGGGTATCTAACTCggatatattttcattttccatttgCAGGTTCTACGCTGCTGAGGTCCTGGTGGCTTTGGAGTACCTCCACATGTTGGGAATCATCTACAGAGACCTGAAGCCGGAGAACGTGCTCGTCAGATCCGACGGTCACATCATGCTCTCCGACTTTGACCTCTCTCTCTGCTCCGACGCAATTCCCGCCGTTGAATCACCCGACTCCTCTCTGGTTCTAGAGTCCATCTCAACTCCATCGTACGCCCGCCCCCACCCGAGCACTCTCACTCCCTTCTCCTGCCTCTCAAACCGGCTGTTCCGGTCCAGAAAGGTTCAGACTTTGACGCCGAACCGCCTCTTCGTGGCTGAGCCGGTCGCCGCCCGGTCATGCTCGTTCGTCGGGACCCACGAGTACGTCGCGCCGGAGGTTGCTTCCGGTATGTCCCACGGCAACGCGGTTGACTGGTGGGCGTTTGGGATCTTCCTCTACGAGATGATCTACGGGCGGACGCCGTTTGCGGCTCCATCGAACGAGACTACACTGCGAAGCATCGTGAAAAGTCCCTTAACCTTCCCGACGTCCACGCCCTGCAGCGCGCTTGAGGGCCACGCGCGGGACCTGATATCCGGGTTTCTGAACAAGGACCCGGAGCGGCGGCTCGGGTCGAAGCGCGGCGCTGCTGACGTCAAGAAGCATCCTTTCTTCAAGGGGATCAACTTGGCGTTGATACGGTCGCTGCGGCCGCCGATGGTCCCGGGTCTGAGAAAGCAGAACACGACGCCGTATTACCACGCCAAGTCTGATGATCAGAACAAAAATAACGGACAGTCTGGGGCGTTCGATTACTTTTGAGAACTGACGGCGGGATGCGCGCCACGTGTTGAGACAGTCCTGCCAGATTTTGTCACTGGCGGGTGACTGGTGACAGTTGTGTATATTCTCGGAGctgtctcctttttttttttttttcttagctaATATTTAGGTAAATATATcagagaaaatgagaaaaaaaaaatggtacgAGTATCCAAAACCAACAACAATGAACAACATGGGATTAAACTTGGTAATTTGACTCTTTTTACTGTTCTGGCCCCAATAACATTTTTACCTTGTATGGATGGTTTAGGAAAAGGTTAAAATGACATTATATGAGAATCATATGCATCATGCATTGATCTTTGTTCTATACTTCTATGTGAATTATATAACTCTGTAGTCAATCTTTTATGCCTCTTTCAGTTTTGTAAACGTGCAATATTATTGACCGACACATTACTAATACCAATAAGTAATGACTATACGTGACTCTAGTCTACATATTACATGGTAAAAtaaatttctttgttttgtaaaGAACGTATAACTCTTAAGTAAATAACTAAAAAGAGAACAAAGTGAACTTTTTGTGCAGTTTTGCATATGGCGAGGTTTGTACTAGTCGTATGGATCGTCACCCACTTAACTTTTTTGGTAAAAGAGAACCaaaaagaaactaaaaagaAGAAATGACAAGATACCCTAATCAACCTAGCTAGTAGGATGTGGATTCTATGTTTATGTATCGAGAGATAGTAAGTTTTGGATGAGGCGGTACAATCATGTCCCAACTTACTAATTAAAATTGGCATAAATGAAACACTAACACAAAAATTCGCAATATTTTCACATTCGTACTCTTACATCACATACGTAACGGTATTTGTTTGTGTCATTTTGCAATTGGAAATTTAACTGAAAATCCTCTCCAAATTTTGTTATTACATCAAATATTAAACAAGTAACATGCGATCAACTATTAGAAGACAATACTAGAGCCGTCTCTGACTATAATCTTGTGCATGCATGTGATAATGTTGTGTTTCTTCTAATGTGTCGTATATATTTTCATAGTTGGCAAGGTATCGAGACATTGATAACCTATCATACATGTAATTTAACTGTTATGAATAACTTCCTATTTATATGAAAACGAAAGTACGCAATGCATGTTATAACCCTCTGATCGGTATATTAGCTTCATATAGATCGACTCTATATATATAAGTGTGAACTATCTCGGCCGCTGTATAGAATTCGCCAACCAGCgtataaaattaaaaacactACTGGCCTACTGCGAACAGTACGTTATTGGTTTGCTACCATCAAACTCCTTATAAAACTGAATAGTACGGATAAATTACTCAGATAATAGTCATATTACATGGACTTAGTCACTTAGAGAAGGCCATTAACAATAAACACATGGGGGTAGCCCAAATGACCACCTGCCAACCAGGCACCCTACGACCTCCCTTTAAAGAACTGTCCCCTCCCTTCTGCAAAAACCCTACAGAATATACCTACAGATTCCTCATTACCCCAACAAGCCTTCCACGTGTCTCCTCTAGCTGCTGGCCACGTTCCCATTCCTATCATGCTGCAATTCCATGGCTTCTGCATAATCAAATCACCTTCATGATCTATCAAGAGTCACACGCGTGGTCGGTGCAAAAAAGAAGAGACACACATATGATTTAGCTTGGATGAAATGATAGTGCCGTTGTGATGATCAAGATGAGAAACTAGAAAAGACAAGGGTTGACTGATTAAAcaagagagggaaaaaaatgGGTGGCAATGGTTAAGGATAGGTGGTGTAGCTTATGTTCATAGTTGGTAGAAGAAGGTAGATTAAGATGGTTTTGTATGTTAGGTCATATACCCTAAAAAGGGTTATGAAGATTGGGGGAAGCAAACGTATAATTATATTACAAATTTTTCTGGGTAAGGGAGATTTTGGGGATGACCTTCATTAGGGTAGGAACAGTTTTTTTTCAAAGGGCACAATTAACTAGGATAATCATCTAAGGGCTAATAAACATATTCTCGAGTCCTTAACTTTGTTTGATTATTAAAAAGGTTGGTAGTAGGGCAATGTCAACATATTGCTTATCTAGaatttgataaataaataaaaaaaagttacaCAAATAGTTTCTGATGAGTTGTGTTAGCCAATGTAATATATGTTGAGGAATGTTAGCAACTTCTCCATTTCTATATTCTCCATTCAATTAATTTTAGTTtctcaatattttttttcttttgtgaatcCTTTTTATTTGCAATTTATATCACTCTTGTGGGCTTACGTACACGTACATATATATTTAAGAACATACTTCAaatttttttcccaaaaaaaaaagagagagaaaatttataTAATCATTTAATCTAACATGTGTtctaatgaaaagaaaaaaaaaaggtttgcaGCTGCCATGTTAGTGAGCTTtgccatttttttgttttttttgggttttatataaaaaaagatGTCAAAAAAGACTCGGTATTATGGAACATGAccaaataaatgaaagaaaaattttggttgaaaaacttaagaaatataaaaaatgaaaaaaaaaacgttagaaaaaattagaacaacaaaagagtcaagagtttttttttttttttcatattaatAGAGAACATTTAATAAAGTCAAACATAAATAAAGGTAAAACATGGAATGAAATTAGTTGTTTTTTCAAGATAGTTAATACATAAATTGTAATTATGAATGAATCCACATGACACGAGATAAGTGGGGAATGTAGAAAAAGAAAGGTTGGAGGGGAATATTGCTAGCATTCCTCatatatattttcaaaaaaGTAAGTGACTAAAATATTACTCGGTAAAAATTAAGTGCTCATTTACGTAATTTtatcaaaacaacaaaaaaaaagttgggTTTGAGAGGTGTTTTGTACTACTTGAGAGGTAGAGTAGAGAATGCAAGTTAGGGTGTAATGGTAATGGTTGCAGCAATACAAAATTGCCAGCTACCTATTTAATGGTTTGGGCCATCTTCACCTAACATGCAACTTAATTATTATGAACATTTTAGGAAAACATTCATGACCATCTTTTTGAATTTGATGGTGATGGCTTCAATTTCATCACCAATATTCTTTTCATATGAACTAAAGGGGATTACCAACAATAATGAAACTAATTAAGAGGGAAGCTTATCAATGCGTCAACGGTCAACACCTCTTGATAATGTTAGTGCATTATTTATAGTTACACAAAATACACGtaacaacaaaacaaacacaAGATGAAGGCTTTttcattttctatatttttgaCCTCTTTGAAGTTCAACCTCCGCTAGCTTGATTTGGAAATGTACTCCTCAAGTTTGAGATCAGCTCGACTCAATTGGAAAACGAGTTTAAAATCAACTTGGTTGGCAAAATCAGAGTCGGTGAGCGAGAGATGATAAATAACAACGAAAGTACTACGCCAGGCCGACACCAACACTAAAGGAGAGCTCTGGGGAGGGGAGGATCCCAGGATTCCTCCATGGTCCAAatacttctaagcatgcctatTCCGGTTGATGTATAGTTCTATACCATATCTTCTACGTTTACTTCAGATAAAATTCATTACGACTGGGGTTTGGATTTTCACCAAAAGACTTCATGACATTCATAATCATTCATTAGCAGATTTTCTTCTAAGAGAGTCTTACGTACGGCAGACGCAATGAACACGTGGTATGGGCTGACCAATCAGACCCTTAGCAGATTTCCTTTTAAGAGAAAGTCTTGCGTACGAGCTGACCAATTAGACCCTTAGCAagagggtattttgggtatttcactttaAAAAAAACAAGGACAGTTTCGGAATGAAAGAAATTTTTAATGAGTTCTGATTGAGCAGCCACACAACCACGTGATGCGGCTGCCGTATGTAAGAATGCCTGTGCGGCTACCGTATGTAAGAATTTTTCTCCTTCTAATCCTGCATTACCGttaaagtcttttttttttttttttgaaagaattaCCGTTAAAGTCTTAAGATAATGCAAATGTAATACGTCGGCATTGAAAGACTGAAAACCCAGAGAAATAGTGAAGCAAGAGCTGCAAAACCAAGCACAACCAAAATCGTCAACGACAGCATGAGCACGTAACCTCATTTCATTGGCGTACAGTAATATGGAAGTGTCGTGtcagatcatttcccctaaagaATTCCGGTCAAGTCAATAAGGGAGTGATAGGAGTATGCGTAAGAATCGCGTAATCTCCAGAATCTGAGGGCCCCGCCGATCCAGGTGGCTCCGGCTCTGCCCGAGACGGCGTCGCACGGCTTTTCTTGGGTTGAAAAATGGTAAAGCTTCTCAGAGAAAGGCTCCACGTGAGCCACCGTAACTTGTGCCTACCTTTTGCCCTAGCTTCTTAGGCTTCCCAGATCAGGGCTTACAGTACTCTTACGTGGTCTGGTCATTCGGAGTTGTATTAACTATGGTAAAAAATATTAGTTTTATTGCTTCGAAGATTTAACAGTATGATAGGCCTGTTTGGCTAGAGTGATTACACGGGCTATATGCTATGATCTGTTCTATCAAAGATTAATGGTGAAGCGTAATGAATAAGGCAACTGTGCTATTAGGGCTAGTTCCTGATCTCATTGTCTGCCTATGTAATAGACTGTGATCCTTTCGAGTGAAACTTCTCTTGGGAAAATGGAGTGGGAGTTTTTTCGGTTGCTTTAAAGAATTGAATCAGAGTTGAGACTTaggttggttttggttttggacttgtAGGGAGGGGATTCAAAGTTCCAACCAAGTTCTTGGTTTGGTTGGATATCATTGATTGAGGGCCTTGAGGTTATGTCTTTGTAAAAGCTCAATTGGGCCGATCAGACAGCCTTATTTCCTCAATCATTACGTAATGGACCAGATCAAACATCATTTTAAATTATTAGTTCGAGAGAACAAATAATAATGATGTCGAGTTGTGATCGGTTGATTATTTAAAATAAGTGAATAACCGACATTGTAGATATTACATGTTCAAATCTCATCGGTATAATGGGAGGTGGGTGGATGGAGTAATTGTCGTTTCTACTTCAAAAAATAAATTGGAATGGGAATGAGTGATGACAATGGCAAAGTCGAAATTAATCCCTAGTTCGGTTGTGAAAAGTTTATCATTAAGAACAAAAGCAATTATCCTCAGCGCCTTAGCAATTTTAGACCAAGGTCTGAGTCCTAGTTGTTGACTTGGATTAGGGTTTTCAGGTCGCGACGGAGGTCATAACGTCTAAGCGCAAGTTCGGGGTCCAGATACTGTGTCAAGTGTATGAAGTGTAACGATGGAATCATATTGCACTGGGAGGTGCATATCTAAGGAGTTGTGTGCCCTCACCAAAGGCTCTACCTTCGTTGCCGTGCATCTTTCCCATTCTCATTCCTTTACGGCTTTACCATATCTCCATCTCCCCAACCAAAGACAACCCACACTTGGTGAGTAAAGTTTAGTATTTCCATAATTCTTGATAGCATTTGTATATAATAATCTCAAAGAAGATCATCAAAGCAAGATTTTATCTAAAAACAAGCAAGCTCCTAACTTGTTCACTACAAACTAAAATATAAGCGTCAGTCTTCTAGTATACTTACACAAACTGGAATAGAGGTTTTTATTCTTCACACTCGGGAAATTTGAAGTCAGATCAAATAATGAACAGTAGAAGACTACTCTCTACAGACATGTTGAATGCTTTATATTGTAATGACAAACATATATAACATCCACAACTCACTTAATTTCCAACATATAGTTTATTAGcatcgtcaaaaaaaaaaaaaacatatagtTCATTAGAGTACGCTTGAAATTCAACGCTGAATAGGTAGGTGAATATTTTGCATAGAAAAAATATGAGGTAGGTGATGAGTATGATGATACACCTATATCCGGAAAGATAAACATCTGTTactcaaatattttttttggaagaaaaatgtGGGATCATGACAAACTAAACATTAAAATACTAATTGGATAAACATGCCGGAAATCTGAAATAGCTAAATTGATTAGTAAGTAAAACCTAAATCACTGAGGTCAACCTCAATCCGATAATGATGTAGACAACAATGGAACTTTTGTCTTGATCAATACATGTCATCCTGGTTCTCCAACATTATTTCTGAAGTTTCGAAGTCACTTGATTAACTCAGTCCTGCATGTGTTTATCCATGACAATAATCCACCTTACAAAGCCACCTGCTTTCACTTGATATATTGAGTTTGAGTGAATTCAATTTGCACGACTTCAAAAGAGGGAATGAGCACGTAACCACCTGTAGAGATTTAGATGAGATGTTATCACATTTCGAAATGTCAAGGTCTTCCAGCAAGGGAAGTTTCGAAGCCACTTCGCTGAATCCCTCGTCTGTTAAGCTAGTGCAATTCACGAATCGGAGGCGTTTGATTCCGCTTGAGCTGCCAAACAGTTTTAGAGGTATGCATGTTAGCCCTCAAACAACGGAGACATTTGACCCGGACACACATAATTTTGGGTGCTAGGATTTGCTTGGATCAATCTGTATAATTTTCTTTCACTCGATCATATACCCTTGTAATAATACACTGCTAAAAATTAAAATCCAAGTAAATCCCAGCACACAAAATTCGAGTTTTATGTCTGAAACTATGAACCCTAGCTATCACCAaataagtaaagaaaaaaaaaacacacaacaaAAATTTCAATACCTCTCAGCCATGTACTTGAGGAGTTGATCGGTGCCGATGTACTCAATACTGATATCCACAAGATTACCAGAGCTAAGATCAATGACGTGTCGGCAGATCTTGTCCAAATAGCTCATGTCGATGTAATGTTCATCGTGGATGTAGATGGATTGCCAAACCAGAGAGTTGTCCTTGCAGATTCTTCGCCACGTCATGCATACCCTCTGAGCCGTCCTGAGGATCTCGAGCGTTCCCAGCCGTGACAGTATCGACGCCGTGATGTCGTCTGGGAGTTCCGTCCAGTTTCGGTGTCGGCCACCGTGGGCGGTTCTTCTGGATGATTTGCGCATTCAGAATTTTGGGTTGTTTGGCTCGGCTGTACTAGACGAAAAGTTTGAAATTAGGGTGTGCctatcaaaagttcaaaactttcGGGAAGAAGAAATTATCGATTTATCGGTATATATCGTTTTAAAAACAAGATGAAGGAGGAGTTAGTTTCTCTAAACCCTTGGATGCCTAATAAGAAAAGAATAACTATTAGAGTCATTAGAGCGCTCTTTGTTAGTTGGTATCTCATTGAATGAAACTCTTGATAATATTTCAAGATGTTCTCTAAATGCTTATTGTAACCAGGAGTTCAGGCTCAATATCCCCCATGTATTCGACTAATGAAATCAAGGGTTGatggcagccgcaccagccctttattaaaaataaaaaagaataaatatttATAATCCTAATTGCTCAATGgatgcggctattgccaccctactattttctCAATTCATCCTACAAATTTTGAGTTACTGAAAGATTATATTATCCAAGTGCAAAACTAATAAGtgcactaattttctaaaattcaaatATGTAAGGATAACTATATACAtaactaattatatatatatataaaaactcTCTCTGAGAGGATGGGTGTCTTGCTAGGGTTTGTTGACAGCAGCACCGGAATTTTGACCGATAGAGTTGATTTCTCTCTGTCTGGTTATAATATGGAAGCTGAAGGGGTGGGGTTCTCTCTCCGTCGGTTTCTTCTTGCTTTCAAGGGCGGAAGTTGGGCTCTGGGCCTTGTTTTTGGGTGGATCGACGTCAGTCATAGGCCGGCGGCGGAGTGCCGGAGGAGAGGGGTCGGATGCTTGGTTCATGCCACGTAGGATGCCACATCCTTTAGTATTagttttttatataattttttggtGTATGTAGCACTACTCTATTACAAATAATGTTTCTGAATATGCAAAGAGATCATAGATGGGAACCTAATCTAATAACACATTTACCGGACCAAACTTGAAGTACGTAGAATGATTATCGATCATCACCTCCTAATTATGCTAATGTTTAACTCCATGAGCATGAAAAATGCAGACTAATATTTCATCACAGGAGATATAATCAAGTAAACAGGCAATCTCAGATTTGAACCTAACTTCATGTAGTAAGTTCATCTCccataataaaaaagaaataatgcATTGCCTGATAAACAAACAGCAACAAGCAAAGCCTGAGGGAGGGCATTGTGAATAGCTTCCAACTCTATCCCAAGACAAAAATCCCTACATATCAAAAACAAATTGATATGATGGGTCAATGTCATGGACAGAATCATGTGGAAGCCGCAACTTTTTAACTTGTTCTACACATCTTCTTCCGAGCTTTCCCCCTAATTTAAGATTGAAACACTGGCGCAGATCAAGTGACTGAAGCTGAGAACAACCATCAAGAATGGCGCACAAGCCTTTATTGGTCAGCTGATTCCTAAAGAGCATGAGGTGGTGTAACCCAGGCATCGTTCCTGCTATAGCAAGTGCACAGTCATTACGCTCAAGCTTGTAACGCACATTTCTATATTGGTCTTCTTCGAACCAACGTTTGTTAAATCTGAATGATTTCAAAAGAGGGCATGAGCACCCAATTAATGCAAGAGTTACATGTGAAATATCCTCGATCAATGAAATGTCCAGGTCCTCCAGCACTGGAAATTTTGAAGCTACTTCACGGAGGCCCTTGTCTGTTATTCTATGAGAACCAACTAAACGGAGGCGTTTAAGTCCACTTGAACtgtttgaaaattaaaaaatgaatatGTTAGCCATAACATAGAGAAATACACTCAACTAAGGGAGAAGCTTCAAAGATTTTATAGAAATTTCAGGACATGCTTATTCTACCATTAATATACCTATCCCATAAACTTTATGACAATAATATAAACTGTAGCATTCATTACTTTAACATGCTAAATCTCAACTTTGTAATACAGTTCTGCAATTTTATTTTTGGCCAAATACAGCTAGCAAGTTTAATTGGTCTTTTACAGTTAGAAGTCATACAAATAAACTGAACCCCTAACAACTAACTTTCGCAGTTAATCATATTTCATTATAAACAGTTGGTGATATATATGGAAGGGTAAACTTTGTGGTTTGTTTAATTTTGAAAGCAAACTTTTAAAAGCAATCAAGTGAAGTAAACAGAAGCTTGAATGATTTGTTTGATAGATGATTCTGAGATGTATTGGACATGGAGCGTTTAGAGGCGATTGTTAAGGCCTCAAAATACTATAACAGCAGAGTAATGACTATCAACAGGAGGAGAGTATCGAACAAAACCAATTCAGAAAGAGTTCAACTCTACCAATCCAAAGCCTCAGAGACTCGTGCATTTCCTTCCCCAATCCCAACTatgtaaaataaaattattaagTCAATTTTTGGAAGTCCTTTATGGAGAAGATATACTGTATTTATTACTGATCGAGGTTGATCAGTTAGAGGTTTGCTACTCAACTACTAATTGCTAAGAGCCAAAATCCTAGATGTGTTGAATCCACACTGGTTGGATATATTTAGAGTTTAAGACTTAATTTGGGATTattgcaaacagtctctttcaCTCTCAAAGACACCACCTTATTAATAATAATCCACTCATAAAAGACACCATTTAATGGAGATCGTTTAAGATACCTACAACAACTGTACGTCAAGAAAAATGAAATCATGTTGAAATGTGTAGTACTAACAAATGATCTCAATAGGTGATGATGAAATACCTCTCAGCGATATAATATTTAAGGAGCTCATTAGTGCCAATGTTCTCAACATTGATGTCAACCAGATTACCACAGCTACGCTCAATGGCATGTTCACACGACTCATGGAAGAAGAAGGCCTTGTAGTCGTCAAAATCAAAACTATTGCGCATGTCAATGGTGCGCCACATCAGAGGGTCCTTGCATATTTTGAACCACTTGGAGCAGACCTTCTGAGCGGAAGTGAGGATGTCAATCCCTCCAAGCCTTGACAGTATTGATGCTGTAACTTTGTCTGGGAGTTCTGTCCATTTAAAACAATAAGCTTCAGATCTAGCTACAAATTCTTTGCCCTCAGTGGAATCATGGGGAAGCCACAATTTCTTAATTCGTTCAGCACATGTACTTCTCCAATCTCCCTCCATATTGAGAATGAAACAATGGCGCAGGTCAAGTGAGACAAGATCAGGACAACAATCAAGAATGCTTGTCAAGCCATCATCTGTCAACTTATTCCCAAAAAGCTGGAGGTGTCGTAAACCATGCATGGTTCCTGCTATAGCAAGTGCCTCATGATCTGCATCATAATCCACATTCCAATGAAAGGGTACTTGATTTCTTTTTCGGTAAGCATCAAGAATACGTGAATAATAATCACTGAAATGAAACTCGTATGGCCCGCGACCGTCTTGTGAAAACTGACTCCACTCTTTGTTGAACTTGAATGATTTCAAAAAGGGGCAAGAGCGGCCAAGCACTTCTACAGCTTCATGCGAGATATTATCGCATAGAGAAATGTCAAGTTCCTCCAACAATGGAAGTTTTAAAGCCACTTTACTCAATCCCGCATCTGATATGTCATCACAACACAACAGTCGGAGACGTCTGATTCCACTCGAGCTATAAAAGGTagggtaaattcctcctatggtacctgaggtattgctacttggacagtttgatacccgatgtattaaaggggacagtttggtacctgaagttagactctgtttgacactttggtacttctgttaatttttctgttaaatgtaaggataaaattgacatttagaatatatgtataaaaacataataaaaaaaagggcaaattactggtcacaccctcatctttttgggattcgacagttcagtccctcgtatcgtaattttaacaagtaactcctcagacattcaaatttcacacaatttggtccaaaatgacaattttacccctcacttcctttttttttttttttttttaattcttccctctgtctctgttttttttttgttttttgtttttttttttttttctgcttctctctcactatgtctctcctctctctctcggcAACTCGCCTGAGCCTCATTTGTcgtccctctctcttctccaattCCACTTCGCCCCTCTCGCTCTCCCCCTCCAAAGTAGACCATGGATGAATGACCATGGAGGCGAGGATTTCGGGGCACATACCGACTAGGCGGCGGAACTCGGGGGTGGAGAAGCCCACTGAGGTGAGGAAATGGACGGTGGATTTGAGGTCGGGGAGGGAGGCGGAGACGGTTGGAGGGAGCTATGCctatgggtgcccaaatcagatctTGGCCTCACCGGCCTCTGACTCGTGGGTTGCTGCCGGATGTCATGGAGGCTACGGGGCACATACCGACTAGGCGGCGAAAATCGGTGGAGAAGCCCACTAAGGTGAGGAAATGGACGGTGGATTTGAGGTTGGGGAGGGAGGCGGAGACGGTGGGAGGGCACTATGGCctatgggtgcccaaatcagatctTGGTCTCGCCGGCCTCTACTCGTGGGTTGCTGTCGGATGTCATGGAGGCTGCGTTGAACTCGTCGAAGGTCGGTGAGGTGAGTccgtggtggtggaggtgagtcaCGGTGGTGACCGAAAGTGGGtgtcggaggagagagagaaacacagatctagtttctctctcctcctctagaTTTCATGTTTCTCTTCTGGTCCGGGTTTCGGAATCGTCGGAATCATATGCACGTATGACGACGAAGACGAGGAGGACGGCGATGCCGAGGCCTTGTGGTAGAAGTGAGAGTTGCTCCGGGCATTCGGAGAGGAGGATTCTCGTTCGGGGAGCGCAGCGAGGATTCAGAAGCTTTCCAGCTGGGAGAAGCCCTTGTGGTGGCGGCGGCGAGGGGTTGAGGATGCGATGGAGGGAGGGGTGGagtggttgttgttgttgtggtggtggtgattggATTCGGCGGTGATGTTAGAGAGAGACAGagtgagagagaagcagaaaaataaccaaaaaaaaaaaaggaagtgaggggtaaaattgtcattttggaccaaattgtgtgaaatttgaatgtctgaggagttacttgttaaaattacgatacgagggactgaactgtcgaatcccaaaaagatgagggtgtgaccagtaatttgccctaaaaaaaacatgagtttgtgggttgattgccgttcttcataattttataggtatgaattaatgtttatgagttatgttgaaggtgaaatattcgaattttatgttaaaaaaatataataatcagattttttttttgtactattATTCTCTATGAATCCACTGATTTTTCCTCCAAAACTTGGatttttcctcctcttcataaacacaatgcgatgatattatttggtattattttaggt harbors:
- the LOC133729182 gene encoding protein kinase PINOID; its protein translation is MLELGPISTTLARDSDSSMSSDTCSSFSRLSFDATATLTAATDFFGTENLALKPHRSSDFAYSVIRSKKSALTYRDFRLHRRIGSGDIGTVYLCSLRSPDSDSSSSSSSSSSTSCAYAMKVVDKDALALKKKEPRAEMERKILKMLDHPFLPTLYAEFEASHFSCIVMEYCSGGDLHSLRHKQPNRRFSLSSARFYAAEVLVALEYLHMLGIIYRDLKPENVLVRSDGHIMLSDFDLSLCSDAIPAVESPDSSLVLESISTPSYARPHPSTLTPFSCLSNRLFRSRKVQTLTPNRLFVAEPVAARSCSFVGTHEYVAPEVASGMSHGNAVDWWAFGIFLYEMIYGRTPFAAPSNETTLRSIVKSPLTFPTSTPCSALEGHARDLISGFLNKDPERRLGSKRGAADVKKHPFFKGINLALIRSLRPPMVPGLRKQNTTPYYHAKSDDQNKNNGQSGAFDYF
- the LOC133731246 gene encoding F-box protein SKIP19-like codes for the protein MTWRRICKDNSLVWQSIYIHDEHYIDMSYLDKICRHVIDLSSGNLVDISIEYIGTDQLLKYMAESSSGIKRLRFVNCTSLTDEGFSEVASKLPLLEDLDISKCDNISSKSLQVVTCSFPLLKSCKLNSLKLNISSESRWLCKVDYCHG